The proteins below come from a single Malus sylvestris chromosome 3, drMalSylv7.2, whole genome shotgun sequence genomic window:
- the LOC126617333 gene encoding uncharacterized protein LOC126617333 isoform X1, with protein MSEPGSSSDEGSSSFSSKSESAMSESSGSLLESCTRETLDDLPNRQTLAIASSSSMALGEGVVFDAIPIVRSEFTADHLKNNLLNNEKQVEALRQSCNIPRSVGIRLVHDEEWPSEPPQGHVMFYTQILLTLGVRLPLHPWLQKMLSLIGYAPGQLNPGFWDTLIGFYIIWMECGLCEPSFHQWRYCYKMRPAKSCTGYAECACRSERERIVYGKKKAYYTWKNRWCFLYNDWEYDKGVTPERRVLTHFQTVGCNVSTVRTICYLLWSFLASNTLLHVVTRGTIQLFGQELSDIEKVLRVPKEDRHLSKLRPLFRRYGFQPLVSESQGRSMEKVSKKTGTSTNKRKAPVLVPSEDILPHKKIHKFRGEPSVRPKSQDGVLKGPAFRKTGVEAVENAAAVVAGEGSRLLPPPLTMEHTVQESDPGSRHEGKGKERAGSVPWKDLRVATRPKDFGDINNCLAGRRFAFDELGEPLAKDESDCDRMLKLSSYVMAEYHDRLQEVERYKAKLKENKQLVDEARRNKGLLTQALQLKDETMESLKRRNGENLRLKKLLEATKKQLEVATLEVSKVRGELDGALVEISELEKSIPTEREAAVQEYLSFDLSSCY; from the exons atgtcagagcctggaagttctagtgatgagggctcttctagctttagctctaagtctgagtctgcaatgtcggagtcttcagggtctttgttagagtcctgtactagagaaacattggatgatcttcccaaccgtcaaactttagctattgctagttcttcctccatggcgttgggtgagggggttgtttttgatgccatacccatagttcgctctgagttcacagcagaccatctaaagaataacttgttaaataatgagaagcaggttgaggcgctaaggcagtcatgtaatatccctcgtagtgtagggatacgtttggtacatgatgaagaatggccttctgagcctccccagggtcatgttatgttctacacccagatattactgactttaggggtgagactacctttacatccgtggttgcaaaagatgttatctttgatcggatatgcacctgggcaactcaatcctggtttctgggatactttgattggattttatatcatttggatggagtgtgggttgtgtgagccttccttccatcagtggcgttactgttacaagatgcgcccagcaaaatcatgcactggttatgccgagtgtgcatgtcggagtgagagagagcgtattgtgtatggtaagaaaaaggcatactacacatggaaaaaccgttggtgctttctgtataatgattgggagtatgataagggtgtcacgcctgagcgacgtgtgcttactcacttccagactgtaggttgtaacgtatcaaccgttcgtactatttgctatttgttgtggtcttttcttgcttctaacactttgcttcatgtagtgacgcggggcaccatccaactgtttgggcaggagctatctgacatagagaaggtgttgagggtgcccaaagaggatagacacttaagcaagctacgacccttatttcgtcggtacggtttccaacccttagtttccgagagccagggacgatcga tggagaaggtaagcaagaaaacagggactagcaccaataaaaggaaagcaccagtgttagttccttcggaagacatcctaccgcataagaaaattcataagttccgAGGGGAACCATCCGTTAGACCTAAGTCCCAAGATGGGGTCCTTAAGGGGCCTGCCTTTAGGAAGACTGGAGTCGAGGCCGTTGAAAATGCTGCTGCCGTAGTTGCAGGAGAAGGGAGCCGACTGTTGCCTCCTCCTCTTACTATGGAGCACACTGTCCAGGAAAGTGATCCTGGTTCCCGCCATGAggggaaaggcaaggaaagagctggcagtgtcccgtggaaggacttgagggttgccacgcggccaaaggattttggggatatcaacaattgcttggcagggcgtcgattcgccttcgatgagctcggagagcccttagctaaggatgaatcggattgcgaccggatgttgaagctgtcttcatat gtcatggccgagtatcacgacagactgcaagaggttgagcggtacaaggcaaaactgaaggagaataagcagcttgtggacgaggcccgaaggaataagggacttttgactcaggctctccaactgaaggacgaaaccatggagagcttgaaaaggcgaaatggtgagaacctaaggcttaagaaattgcttgaggcaactaaaaaacagttggaggtggctaccttggaggtatccaaggttaggggagaattggatggtgccttagttgagatttctgaactggagaagagcattccaactgaaagggaggctgctgtgcaagaatacttaagtttcgacctttcatcttgctattaa
- the LOC126617333 gene encoding uncharacterized protein LOC126617333 isoform X2 — MSEPGSSSDEGSSSFSSKSESAMSESSGSLLESCTRETLDDLPNRQTLAIASSSSMALGEGVVFDAIPIVRSEFTADHLKNNLLNNEKQVEALRQSCNIPRSVGIRLVHDEEWPSEPPQGHVMFYTQILLTLGVRLPLHPWLQKMLSLIGYAPGQLNPGFWDTLIGFYIIWMECGLCEPSFHQWRYCYKMRPAKSCTGYAECACRSERERIVYGKKKAYYTWKNRWCFLYNDWEYDKGVTPERRVLTHFQTVVTRGTIQLFGQELSDIEKVLRVPKEDRHLSKLRPLFRRYGFQPLVSESQGRSMEKVSKKTGTSTNKRKAPVLVPSEDILPHKKIHKFRGEPSVRPKSQDGVLKGPAFRKTGVEAVENAAAVVAGEGSRLLPPPLTMEHTVQESDPGSRHEGKGKERAGSVPWKDLRVATRPKDFGDINNCLAGRRFAFDELGEPLAKDESDCDRMLKLSSYVMAEYHDRLQEVERYKAKLKENKQLVDEARRNKGLLTQALQLKDETMESLKRRNGENLRLKKLLEATKKQLEVATLEVSKVRGELDGALVEISELEKSIPTEREAAVQEYLSFDLSSCY; from the exons atgtcagagcctggaagttctagtgatgagggctcttctagctttagctctaagtctgagtctgcaatgtcggagtcttcagggtctttgttagagtcctgtactagagaaacattggatgatcttcccaaccgtcaaactttagctattgctagttcttcctccatggcgttgggtgagggggttgtttttgatgccatacccatagttcgctctgagttcacagcagaccatctaaagaataacttgttaaataatgagaagcaggttgaggcgctaaggcagtcatgtaatatccctcgtagtgtagggatacgtttggtacatgatgaagaatggccttctgagcctccccagggtcatgttatgttctacacccagatattactgactttaggggtgagactacctttacatccgtggttgcaaaagatgttatctttgatcggatatgcacctgggcaactcaatcctggtttctgggatactttgattggattttatatcatttggatggagtgtgggttgtgtgagccttccttccatcagtggcgttactgttacaagatgcgcccagcaaaatcatgcactggttatgccgagtgtgcatgtcggagtgagagagagcgtattgtgtatggtaagaaaaaggcatactacacatggaaaaaccgttggtgctttctgtataatgattgggagtatgataagggtgtcacgcctgagcgacgtgtgcttactcacttccagactgtag tgacgcggggcaccatccaactgtttgggcaggagctatctgacatagagaaggtgttgagggtgcccaaagaggatagacacttaagcaagctacgacccttatttcgtcggtacggtttccaacccttagtttccgagagccagggacgatcga tggagaaggtaagcaagaaaacagggactagcaccaataaaaggaaagcaccagtgttagttccttcggaagacatcctaccgcataagaaaattcataagttccgAGGGGAACCATCCGTTAGACCTAAGTCCCAAGATGGGGTCCTTAAGGGGCCTGCCTTTAGGAAGACTGGAGTCGAGGCCGTTGAAAATGCTGCTGCCGTAGTTGCAGGAGAAGGGAGCCGACTGTTGCCTCCTCCTCTTACTATGGAGCACACTGTCCAGGAAAGTGATCCTGGTTCCCGCCATGAggggaaaggcaaggaaagagctggcagtgtcccgtggaaggacttgagggttgccacgcggccaaaggattttggggatatcaacaattgcttggcagggcgtcgattcgccttcgatgagctcggagagcccttagctaaggatgaatcggattgcgaccggatgttgaagctgtcttcatat gtcatggccgagtatcacgacagactgcaagaggttgagcggtacaaggcaaaactgaaggagaataagcagcttgtggacgaggcccgaaggaataagggacttttgactcaggctctccaactgaaggacgaaaccatggagagcttgaaaaggcgaaatggtgagaacctaaggcttaagaaattgcttgaggcaactaaaaaacagttggaggtggctaccttggaggtatccaaggttaggggagaattggatggtgccttagttgagatttctgaactggagaagagcattccaactgaaagggaggctgctgtgcaagaatacttaagtttcgacctttcatcttgctattaa